The DNA sequence CGTGATTTTTCAAAATATACATCCGAAGCGAATTCTTTCATCCAACAGATCGGAATCGAAGCACTGACGGCAGAGGCCGTCTATCAGGAGTTTACCAAACGGGAAGTCGCCTTAAACGGCAAATCCGTCGTGTGTGAAAAGACACCGCAGAATGTTTTTTACCTGAAAGAGATTTTTGAATTATACCCGAATGCACAAGTCATCAATATGGTGCGCGACCCGCGGGCTATTCTGTTGTCGCAGAAAAACAAATGGAACCGCCGCAACCTGGGAGGCAATTATATGACGAGACGGGAAGCCTTGCGCTTACGTATCAACTACCATCCGGTTACCATCAGCAAGCTGTGGAATGCGGCGATTCATGCCGCCAATTCATTCAACAGCGACAGCCGGATGATGACACTGCGCTTCGAGGATTTACTGGAACAGCCGGAAGCGAGCTTGCAGCTCGTATGCCGGCACATTGGTGTTGACTTTGATGCCAATATGCTGAACATCACTCAGGAAAGCTCCTCCATTGAGCAAGACAGCAGGGAAATCGGATTCAGGAAGGAACGGGCGAGCAACTGGAAGAAAGGCGGGCTCAACACGACCGAGCGATGGATTTGCCAGCAAATTTGCCGGAAAGACTTGATACGACATAGGTATGAACTCGAAAAAATCCAACCCAATTATTTACTGCTGATTTATTATTACCTGAGTTTCCCGGTAAAAATCAGCCTGGCATTATCGATGAATCTGAACCGCATGAAAAATATGGTCGAAACGCTGAAGAGAAGGTTGCGATGAGAAATGGGAGATAAGAGTTGAGAGATGGGTTATGAGAGAAAAGAATTTAATAGGAAAAGAATAATAAACCAATACTGACTATTGACTGACAACCATTGGCAAAAAAATGACCGAGACACAACATATATTCAACCTTGACTTTACTGCTGCGGATAATTTCGATCCCATCATTGAATCTATCCTGGAGCAGACGACGGACGGATGTTCGTTTCCAGCGGTCATCACACCGAATGTAGACCTGACGGTTCATCTCAATAAAAACAAAGAGTTGCTGCCCGTCTTTCAGCGGTCACGATTCATACTGCCCGACGGCGCACCCATCATCTGGTTTTCAAAACTATTGGGAAGGCCGCTTAAAAAGCGTTTAGCCGGAAGCGACCTGTTTCCGCTCATCTGGAAAGCCGGTATCCTGCATCAGAAAAAAGTATTTATGGTGCTGCCGAATGAAGCGGTGCAATCAAAACTGGCACAGGAATATCCTGCGGCCCGGTTTTACATTCCACCATTTTTTGATGCGACGCAGACAGATGTGGAAACGGAAGCACAAAAGATATTTCCGATGCTGCAGGAACATCAGCCGGACTTTATATTTCTGGGTTTGCGTTACCCCAAACAGGAAATGCTGATTGTCAACCTGCACAACAAGATTCAAAAAGCCGGTGGCAGGATGCCCTTATTTTTCAACCTGGGCGCTTCCTACGAATTTTATACGGGCATGAAGGACCGTGCGCCAAAGTGGATGCAAATTATCGGATTGGAATGGCTGCACCGATTTTTATCCGAACCCAAACGCACCTTTAAACGGTATTTCTGGGATGATTTGTATATTTTTGTATTGTTCTTTAAAGAACTTATAAGGAAGTAGGGATTGCTTCGTTCCTCGCAATGACGTCATTGCGAGGAACGAAGCAATCTTTAACATGAATGATAAAATGCAACTAACACTAGACGATATTGATTTAAAGATTTTATCCATCCTGATGAAAGACGCGAAGACGCCTTATACGGATATTGCCAAACAATTATTTGTATCGAGCGGCACGGTGCATGTTCGAATGAAAAAGATGGAGGAAATGGACATCATCAAGAGCTTCAACCTGCAGCTGAATTATCACGAACTGGGATATGATATCACCGCATTTCTGGGAATTTACCTGAGCAAAAGTTCGGAATATGATCTGGTAGCCAAGGAGCTGGAAAAAATTCCGGAAATAGTGGATTTGCATTACACCACCGGCAATTATTCCATGTTCTTAAAACTCATCTGCAAAGACACCAATCACCTGCGTCAGATTTTAATGGATAAAATCCAGAAAGTTGAAGGAATTACACGCACCGAAACCATGATATCTCTATCGGAAAGCATTAACAGGCCGCTGAAATTTGAAGAGTAAGCCTAATAGTCAAATATATATTTTACAGATCTTGCATTACCCGCATATGGACTTTCAAAATTCGCTTCTATCAATAACTCACTCACCTCCTTGTTTGAATTGACCGTGTAATTAAACACCATATCTAAAAAAAACCCATTTAGATTTCCATTTCTGATTTGTTTTATTAAGGGCATTTTTTTCGTTTGAAACGGAATGAATTCTAAAATTCCGCCAACAATTTCCGTACTTGGAAAAATTAGGTTCCTGTAATTAGAAAACAACGGAATATTGGATACATGCAAATTATCATTAAAATAAATCAATGTATCTGTCTGTAAGGGATCATAATTTCTGCCATTGTAAACGATTGTCGTGTCATTGTTTCTGTATTCATATCTTGCGCTATCTTCATAACCACCGCATCTGGCTGATCTTGGCAGCCTTTTATAACTTTCCATGGAGCCATCCGGATTATAGGTAAAAAAATACTCACTGGCCGGAGAAACACCATCACAGCCATATGGTATAATACCTAATGAAGTTAAATTCCCCAGTACGTCATAATTAATTCCATAGTAATAAAATTGAAACACATTGTCAGTTTTAATTCCATACAGCCCCGAACTATCATCGTAATATAACATGGAATACCCGCCAAAGCCCGGTTCTGCATAAACACTGTCAAAATAATTGCCGGCAGCGTTTTTATAAAATTGATAAGAAAACATCAAACTATCGGCACTGCCTGAAGCAACTTTATATATTCTGACTTTCCTGGGAAAGGAATTTGCATGTGGTTCCAGACCTGTCAAATCATTATCCCTGCCACATGAAGAGATGATGGTTATTAATACAGCAAGGATTGAAAGATTTTTCAATATTTTTTTATTGCAATATATGTACTATATCGAAATTTTACAACTTAATCAGGATTTTCAGCTGAGGTGTGTATCTGCCAAACTGCCGTAAGTGCTCTTTCACTTTTTTTTATATCTTTGCATCGATGCAAATCTGCAACAACATACTGGAAACAATTGGAAATACGCCAATAGTAAAGCTGAATAAAATCACGGCTCATATTCCCGCTACTGTTTGCGTAAAGATTGAATCGTTTAATCCCGGCCATTCCACGAAAGACAGGATGGCGCTAAAGATGGTGGAAGACGCAGAAAAAGACGGGCGGCTGAAACCCGGCGGCACGATTATTGAATGTACCAGCGGCAACACCGGCATGGGGCTCGCGATGGTGGCCTGCGTCAAAGGGTATAACTGTATTTTTACCACGACAGATAAACAATCCAAAGAAAAATTCGATATACTGCGCGCCATGGGTGCTGAGGTGATCGTATGTCCGACCAATGTGGATGCAACAGACCCGCGTTCCTATTATTCCGTTGCCAGAAAATTATCCGAAGAAACACCGAATTCCGTTTGGATGAACCAATATGACAACCTCTCCAACCGCCAGGCACATTATGAAAGCACCGGACCGGAAATCTGGCAGCAGACGGATGGCAGGATTACCCATTTTGTGGTGGGAATCGGAACGGGGGGAACGGTAACGGGTACTTCCAGGTTTTTAAAAGAACAGAATCCGACTATCAAAACCTGGGGCATTGACACCTACGGTTCCATCCTTAAGCAATACCATGAAACAGGCACCTTTGACCCGAAAGAGATTCATTCGTATATCACCGAAGGGATTGGTGAAGATATCATCCCGAAGAACTACGATTTCAGCCTGATTGATTTCGTAGAAAAAGTAACCGACAAGGAAGCGGCCCTGATGCAGCGTCGTCTGGCGAAAGAAGAAGGTATTTTTGCCGGTAACTCTGCCGGTTCGGCCATACAGGGTTTATTGCAATTACACGAAAAATTTCCGCTGACCAAAGACGACCTGGTGGTGATTATCCTCCACGACCACGGCTCCCGTTATGTCGCCAAATTCTTCAACGATGACTGGATGCGCGAAAAAGGGTTTCTGGATTAATTCAACACATTGCATCTCTTTTCCCAACCTATCATCAGGCGTAGAAGATTTATTTTCAAGTATTAACTTCTCAACGGCTGCATAAAAAAAGCTGCCCTTTCAGGCAGCTTACAAAAACTATGAGCACTAACGTTATTTTGGTATATGATACATTTCGCAGATTTCATCATAGGACATTTCAGTCAGGGGTTTGCTGAGACGGACATGGATGGTGGAAGGAATAATCACATAACGGAATTTATTTCGGCTGTCCATGCGGGGAATACCCAACGGATTATCGACAAACTGTGTAAAGTGTACATAGCCGAGGCTGAGTTTATAGTTAAAGATGTGAATGTAATTAGAAACAATGATGGTAGTTGCCAGTGGCCTTGTAAAATTTGGGTCATCATATAGTCTGCAATAAGCCAGCACTATTCCTTTGTCCAAAATAGCCTGGGTGACGGCTGGTGCTTTTACGCTAAACAGGTGATTCTGACTCATCATGACCGTAGCAGGTGTTGTGGGTGTACCACCGGTTCCGCTGCCCGGCCCACCTGGAATAGGGTTGCCGCTTGGTGTTGTAACGGTAGGCTGTCCGGGTGATATCCAATCTGAATAGAGGACTTCTGTCCTGACAGTGTCATGCACGACAGTGGTGGTGCCTGTAGTTACGATGGTGTCTGACGTAACAATGGTGTCTGACAGTCCGTTGGTTCCATTTGTACCATCCGTTCCGTTCATACCATTTGTACCATTAGAGCCGCCGGTGATAGCCGGAGCCGGTGTGTTTTCTTTGCTGCATGCGACGGCAAGAATTATTGCTAAGCCGCATACTGTTTTTGTTAGATTTTTCATAGTTGTTTAATTAATGCTGTTAGTTAATGGTTCAAATTTGCGATGTAAAAAATGATCAGGCTTCCAGTAAAGAGTAAACGGCAGAATGAATGAGTATTCGGAAAAGTATCGCATTAAAAAGGCATATCCCCTGAGGATACGCTTATTTCTTTGCTTACAGTAAGCCATATTAATTCTGTGCAATCACCCCTGTAATTTGAACAAATAGCAGATTTGAAGGTTTTAGCAGTATGAAATACGTATTACTTTTTCTTCTTACCACCTTAATCTTCTTCGCCATTGATATGATATGGCTGGGAGTCATTGCCCGTAATTTTTACCGGGAGAAACTGAGTTTTATCTTTACCGGTGAAGTGAACTGGGCTGCTGCCATCATTTTCTATTTCATATACATCACCGGTATTCTCTATTTTGTAGTTGTGCCCGGATTTGGGCACCATGACTGGAAAACCGTGCTGTTCAACGGCGCATTTTTAGGTTTCTTATGCTATGCAACCTATGATTTGACCAATATGGCCACTATCAGACAA is a window from the Sphingobacteriales bacterium genome containing:
- a CDS encoding WecB/TagA/CpsF family glycosyltransferase translates to MTETQHIFNLDFTAADNFDPIIESILEQTTDGCSFPAVITPNVDLTVHLNKNKELLPVFQRSRFILPDGAPIIWFSKLLGRPLKKRLAGSDLFPLIWKAGILHQKKVFMVLPNEAVQSKLAQEYPAARFYIPPFFDATQTDVETEAQKIFPMLQEHQPDFIFLGLRYPKQEMLIVNLHNKIQKAGGRMPLFFNLGASYEFYTGMKDRAPKWMQIIGLEWLHRFLSEPKRTFKRYFWDDLYIFVLFFKELIRK
- a CDS encoding Lrp/AsnC ligand binding domain-containing protein; the protein is MNDKMQLTLDDIDLKILSILMKDAKTPYTDIAKQLFVSSGTVHVRMKKMEEMDIIKSFNLQLNYHELGYDITAFLGIYLSKSSEYDLVAKELEKIPEIVDLHYTTGNYSMFLKLICKDTNHLRQILMDKIQKVEGITRTETMISLSESINRPLKFEE
- a CDS encoding DUF2177 family protein, producing MKYVLLFLLTTLIFFAIDMIWLGVIARNFYREKLSFIFTGEVNWAAAIIFYFIYITGILYFVVVPGFGHHDWKTVLFNGAFLGFLCYATYDLTNMATIRQWPLTVVLADITWGTILTGSVSVLAYLAASRWIHF
- a CDS encoding sulfotransferase; the protein is MTFPDKIIFIVGNSRSGTTMMLRIFNNHPKLMVLNELHFFEQLWAPEDKGKIISKKQAVELASKLMLTQRVGYMTHDRDFSKYTSEANSFIQQIGIEALTAEAVYQEFTKREVALNGKSVVCEKTPQNVFYLKEIFELYPNAQVINMVRDPRAILLSQKNKWNRRNLGGNYMTRREALRLRINYHPVTISKLWNAAIHAANSFNSDSRMMTLRFEDLLEQPEASLQLVCRHIGVDFDANMLNITQESSSIEQDSREIGFRKERASNWKKGGLNTTERWICQQICRKDLIRHRYELEKIQPNYLLLIYYYLSFPVKISLALSMNLNRMKNMVETLKRRLR
- a CDS encoding pyridoxal-phosphate dependent enzyme, with product MQICNNILETIGNTPIVKLNKITAHIPATVCVKIESFNPGHSTKDRMALKMVEDAEKDGRLKPGGTIIECTSGNTGMGLAMVACVKGYNCIFTTTDKQSKEKFDILRAMGAEVIVCPTNVDATDPRSYYSVARKLSEETPNSVWMNQYDNLSNRQAHYESTGPEIWQQTDGRITHFVVGIGTGGTVTGTSRFLKEQNPTIKTWGIDTYGSILKQYHETGTFDPKEIHSYITEGIGEDIIPKNYDFSLIDFVEKVTDKEAALMQRRLAKEEGIFAGNSAGSAIQGLLQLHEKFPLTKDDLVVIILHDHGSRYVAKFFNDDWMREKGFLD